Proteins co-encoded in one Cytophaga hutchinsonii ATCC 33406 genomic window:
- a CDS encoding lysophospholipid acyltransferase family protein produces MIRFILTGISKLPFSLLYMLSSTVAFLLQYIVRYRAKVIYRNLKNSFPEKSEAEIKQITKDFYLNLTDVSFESLKLVSISKEELEKRVRITNIDVPMSTLDNGQSHLGLTSHLCNWEWLLQICAVQSKYPIDAVYKPLHNKKMDTFVYNLRARFGAHPVAMKDTLRELIKNRKTVRSMAMVADQTPPHSEIQHWATFLNQYTPFYVGGDKIGGAMQMPVLFVSMKRIKRGYYEVTFEILKNIPIAKEGHEITERYINRLEACIKEQPANWLWSHKRWKHVEAKIVRKGTVV; encoded by the coding sequence ATGATCCGATTTATTCTTACAGGAATATCCAAACTCCCCTTTTCTCTTCTATATATGCTTTCCAGTACTGTTGCTTTTTTATTGCAGTACATTGTCCGGTATAGAGCAAAGGTAATATATAGAAACTTAAAAAATTCTTTCCCGGAAAAAAGTGAGGCTGAAATAAAGCAGATCACGAAAGATTTTTATCTGAATCTTACTGACGTTAGTTTCGAGTCATTAAAACTGGTAAGTATTTCAAAAGAAGAACTCGAGAAACGGGTACGCATCACAAATATTGATGTACCCATGTCTACGCTGGATAACGGACAATCACACCTGGGCTTAACAAGCCATTTGTGTAATTGGGAATGGCTGCTGCAAATCTGTGCCGTACAGTCCAAGTACCCGATTGATGCAGTGTACAAACCACTGCACAATAAAAAGATGGATACATTTGTATACAACCTGCGTGCACGTTTTGGCGCACATCCGGTAGCTATGAAAGATACCTTACGCGAACTGATTAAAAACAGAAAAACCGTTCGTTCTATGGCAATGGTTGCAGACCAAACGCCGCCACACAGCGAGATTCAGCATTGGGCAACATTCCTGAATCAATATACTCCCTTCTATGTGGGCGGAGATAAGATCGGAGGAGCTATGCAGATGCCTGTCTTATTTGTAAGTATGAAACGAATCAAACGGGGGTATTATGAAGTGACGTTTGAAATCTTGAAAAACATTCCGATTGCAAAAGAAGGGCACGAAATTACCGAACGTTACATCAATCGCTTAGAAGCTTGTATTAAAGAACAGCCTGCCAACTGGCTGTGGTCTCATAAACGCTGGAAACATGTAGAAGCAAAGATTGTGAGAAAAGGAACAGTTGTGTAA
- a CDS encoding L-threonylcarbamoyladenylate synthase, whose protein sequence is MSALLLKIHPDNPPLNKILTAVEIIRKGGIVIYPTDTVYAIGCDIHNQKAVERVCRLKNIQPGKINLSFICQDLSHISEYTKALPTQVFKVMKQVLPGPYTFILNANNNVPNILNTKKKTIGIRVPDNRIVQLLLKELGNPILSTSIKNEDEILEYTTDPEEIYERYKNVVDVIIDGGFGGNEASTILDCTGNEIEVIREGKGSIEEL, encoded by the coding sequence ATGTCTGCGCTATTGTTAAAAATCCATCCGGATAATCCACCATTAAATAAAATATTAACTGCCGTAGAAATTATCCGGAAAGGCGGCATTGTGATCTACCCAACGGATACGGTTTATGCAATTGGCTGTGATATCCATAATCAGAAAGCTGTTGAACGTGTGTGCCGGTTAAAAAATATTCAGCCGGGCAAAATAAACCTGTCGTTTATCTGTCAGGATCTAAGCCATATTTCTGAATATACAAAAGCATTACCCACACAAGTGTTTAAAGTTATGAAGCAGGTGCTGCCAGGACCATATACATTCATATTAAATGCCAATAATAATGTTCCTAACATATTAAATACAAAAAAGAAAACAATTGGTATCCGCGTACCTGATAATAGAATTGTTCAGCTGTTACTTAAAGAATTGGGAAATCCGATCTTGAGTACGTCTATTAAAAATGAAGATGAAATTTTAGAATATACGACCGATCCGGAAGAGATATATGAGCGGTATAAAAACGTTGTAGATGTTATTATTGACGGCGGTTTTGGCGGTAATGAAGCATCAACAATTCTTGACTGTACAGGAAATGAAATTGAGGTGATCCGCGAAGGGAAGGGAAGTATAGAAGAGCTGTAA
- a CDS encoding glycosyl hydrolase family 8: MIKKFNLKLIVFLIACLYSAMLSAQINTPSGAVVPFNSNPNYGGNGIMPTNLPTTGTYGKSQDAADAYNEWKAAYTETCTGDMIRIKFDEPNRTVSEGIAYGMQLAAYAADKALFDGLYKYWKNFQSPNSSGKAGKLMNWRINGCSGVSGTGSAADADVDAAWALMIAETQWPNLNTPYDYITEANNMLNAIKELEMLNGQLINGDGWGFADQCRNPSYQSPAYYEYFKVVNAGNSGTWNGGITGAYNLINANADVTTGLISDWSNPSGVRNTCNPGGLGQAATDGYGYDACRNPWRMAQDVIWNNNANAKTICGKITDKYINVKGPGGVGGPLYQNGNNYAGFSHNATFVSTFAMAVMGSTNQALMNSMYTETKNTKDVIKNSTLSGYFGNTLRCVSLFMMTGNFWKYGTTSFQDINVRRGTTTVSVLSGTTYDFQTQQINTGGKVGNFTIENLGFASLTLSGSPIVVLSGTNAADFILTQPTATSLALSQTTTFTVTFKPTTVGDKTAKLTIASNDPDEASYVINLTGTGTLNATAPKMSVFDASTGAAVTNNGTVSMGTASAGSANLKRFGIVNTGDAALNIPPTGTVGYTVTGTGYSLVTTTPGAVAPTIVAIGDTGYVYVEATSLTAANLSGSLTIISDDNINPSFKINLTSAFVACATAVTTNDVYQDYNANAKNSTAGTISGFTESVDNLYISEKNPSTKVGRLVRNTSEYQGPRYTLCGSTVNLTATKFAISMLVYSPAAGIPIKMGLKTDADVADLSYPERSGVIVTTTKANQWERLYFYHSGAIGVTGIRHIEIYINPTAPISAGTYYIDDIRLESSPCLTDNSGIIQDFNDHNNVTLSYPVAGYEPGAVNDKAVGLNTSTNIGKFTKSAATLAYKDGIRYIGCGGKFDISTKKYVSMLVYSTVANAKINMSPKIGANDALVSAPSTVTVFANQWHRIYFDLSAVSATDIPNITGIDIFFDPLNDLGAQTYRFDDIRFESALPCIAGIDATEILNDFENNRFLGVAFPGETPVTGEVTYFNTVSANPSATGANTSTVVGKFLRGTASTGTSFRFTACQSKLSLTPGRAIIDLKMYSPNANVAVVMSLKNAAGVSLSDVTDTIKLANTWTNLRFDHSKLLNSTEIAFIDIIVDGAVIYSGTSSTATARTYYVDDLRYSLPAPEINIQANTTPALTDIPTRGAFNMGTASIGDSTTMDFKIQNNGLETLTLTGTGAAALVIGGANPADFIISTTQSFSTSISGLSVTGFTVKFKPTAGGARSASITIVSNDANESPYIIYLTGTGTVPVVSVLNGGTTTSTVIPNNNPTAINVGTSAVGTPATPAYTFSIKNTGVGPLTVKSITASSTSLFTVSTLSSSTPILTGAIATFTVTGTPAATGLNTGFLTIVTNDPATPSYKVNITVTGSVPVISVSDATPAVVINNNTTPVSVGFAPVNTDAAAYTFTINNTGSAPLTITSISGLPTTVFAISGVPATAIAAGGSATFKVTGKPAAAGVNTGSITIVTNDPVTPSYKVNVTVTGTVPVISVSDATPAVVVNNNTTPVSVGSAPVNTDAPIYTFTINNTGLAPLTITSISGLPTTVFAISGIPATPIAAGGSATFKVTGKPAAAGVNTGSITIVTNDPVTGSYKVNVSVTGTVPALQVLNSATAVTSDNAPAISVGSSTVGTSAAAYTAFSVKNAGLAPLTFTSITSSSADFVISAVTPATPASIAAGNSATFTVTAKPAVVGANTAVITIVTNDPTNPTFKLNVSVTGIAASTPSVQVLNGASIVTDNSTAILVGTAPVNTTAAPFTTFSIKNNGTAALDFTSITSSSADFVISAVTPAAPTSLAIGASATFTVTAKPMVLGTGNTAVITIVTNDPTTASFKLNVTATGTAPAIQVFDGAGTTTQITSDNVTAISLGTATVTEAATPSHTFTIKNNGTAPLTGLALTATAGFEVSALTPAGTSLAPNATATFTVTGTPALVGANTGSITIASNDGTTPAFKINVSVTGTAAPAKLQVVDGTSILTSNGTAISLGTAVVGSAVPDYTTISIKNTGGSPLTFTSITSSSAVFVLADVTPAAPGTIAAGASATFTIKATPVLGANTGKITIVTNDATTPSFVINVSATGTSNPVPAVQVLDGSTQLVTNGTAVSLGTAPVGTDAPAYTTLSIKNNGTAPLSFTSITSSSAQFVITDVSPAAPTTLAVGASATFTVTAKPLVVGTANTAKLTIVTDDPATASFVVNVSVTGTPAPLPSLQVLNGSAIVTNNNATPISLGTAAVGSPAPAYTSLSIKNNGSAPLTFTSITSSSAQFVVSGVTPEAPTTLAVGASATFTVTATPLAVGTGNTAKLTIVTNDPATPSFDVNVAVTGTPAPKPIITVTGVTNNGSTVSIGNVTENTATAPYTFTISNTGSLPLEVGSITSSNPVFVVTQVNPTTIAPNSTGTFTVIGTPTSVGTVTGKITIPSNDISTPSFVINVSVTGKTAPSGAILEILNKSAIVMVNDGTPMMIGANSINTVTAPYQFTLTNPGTVAVNIGGITATTGFIATQMNPTGTTLAPGAIATFTVRGTPNSVGTPRQGSVIIKSNNAAGGDFILNVSVEVGTPTGVASALAATEIDLFPNPSTGSTNLEFNGSFNEVAVTIYTIDGNKVFASEYASVDPGALRTLNVEELPSGIYIVEVSTAEGKLVKRLIKQ, translated from the coding sequence ATGATTAAGAAATTTAATCTAAAGCTTATTGTGTTTTTGATTGCCTGTCTGTACAGCGCGATGCTGTCGGCGCAGATCAATACACCATCCGGAGCTGTGGTACCATTTAACTCGAATCCGAATTATGGTGGTAACGGTATTATGCCAACCAACCTGCCAACCACCGGAACATATGGTAAATCGCAGGATGCGGCAGATGCCTATAATGAGTGGAAAGCTGCCTATACAGAAACATGTACAGGTGATATGATCCGTATCAAATTTGATGAGCCGAATCGTACCGTGTCTGAAGGTATTGCGTATGGTATGCAATTAGCTGCCTATGCTGCGGATAAAGCGTTATTTGATGGTTTGTATAAATACTGGAAAAACTTCCAGTCTCCGAATTCATCCGGTAAAGCCGGTAAGTTAATGAACTGGAGAATCAATGGCTGTTCAGGCGTGAGTGGTACAGGCAGTGCTGCCGATGCTGACGTTGATGCTGCATGGGCATTAATGATCGCAGAAACTCAATGGCCGAATCTGAATACACCTTATGATTATATCACTGAAGCAAACAATATGCTTAATGCCATTAAGGAATTGGAAATGCTGAATGGTCAGCTTATCAATGGTGATGGCTGGGGATTTGCTGATCAGTGCCGCAACCCTTCGTATCAGTCTCCTGCATATTATGAATACTTCAAAGTTGTAAATGCAGGTAACTCAGGTACATGGAACGGTGGAATTACAGGAGCCTATAATCTGATTAATGCAAACGCTGACGTTACTACCGGTTTAATTTCGGATTGGTCAAATCCAAGCGGTGTTAGAAATACCTGTAACCCGGGTGGACTTGGACAGGCAGCAACAGATGGTTATGGCTATGATGCCTGTCGTAACCCATGGAGAATGGCACAGGATGTAATCTGGAACAACAATGCCAACGCAAAAACGATTTGCGGCAAAATTACCGATAAGTATATCAATGTAAAAGGTCCCGGTGGCGTAGGTGGTCCGTTATATCAGAATGGTAATAACTATGCCGGTTTCTCACACAATGCAACATTCGTTTCCACATTTGCAATGGCTGTTATGGGTTCAACCAACCAGGCGTTGATGAACTCCATGTATACAGAGACAAAAAATACAAAAGATGTAATTAAAAACTCTACACTTTCCGGTTATTTCGGTAATACATTGCGCTGCGTGTCTTTATTTATGATGACAGGTAACTTCTGGAAATACGGAACAACTTCTTTCCAGGATATAAATGTTCGCAGAGGTACAACTACTGTAAGTGTATTGTCAGGAACAACGTATGATTTCCAGACACAGCAAATAAACACAGGCGGTAAAGTTGGAAACTTTACGATTGAAAACCTTGGTTTTGCATCGTTGACATTATCAGGATCACCAATAGTTGTTTTAAGCGGTACAAATGCTGCCGACTTTATTTTAACGCAACCAACAGCTACTTCGTTAGCATTGAGCCAAACAACAACTTTTACGGTAACATTTAAACCAACTACAGTAGGGGATAAAACAGCTAAATTAACGATAGCGAGTAATGACCCGGATGAAGCTTCGTATGTTATTAACTTAACCGGTACAGGTACATTAAATGCAACTGCTCCCAAAATGTCTGTATTTGATGCAAGCACCGGAGCAGCCGTAACAAATAATGGTACAGTTTCAATGGGAACTGCGTCTGCAGGTTCAGCCAATTTAAAACGGTTTGGTATTGTAAACACAGGTGATGCTGCGTTAAATATTCCGCCTACAGGTACTGTTGGTTATACTGTAACCGGTACAGGTTATTCACTTGTAACAACAACGCCCGGAGCTGTAGCACCAACAATCGTTGCAATCGGTGATACAGGATATGTGTACGTTGAAGCAACAAGCTTAACTGCCGCAAACCTTTCCGGTTCATTAACGATTATATCGGATGACAATATCAATCCTTCTTTCAAGATTAACCTGACATCAGCTTTTGTGGCATGTGCCACGGCTGTTACTACAAACGATGTGTATCAGGATTATAATGCGAATGCCAAAAATTCAACTGCCGGTACAATCTCCGGTTTTACTGAAAGTGTAGACAATTTATATATATCAGAAAAAAACCCTTCCACGAAAGTAGGCAGATTGGTTCGTAATACTTCAGAATACCAAGGGCCAAGATATACCTTATGTGGTTCAACAGTAAATCTAACCGCAACTAAATTTGCGATCAGTATGCTGGTTTACTCACCGGCAGCAGGTATTCCTATTAAGATGGGATTAAAAACGGATGCAGATGTTGCTGATCTCAGCTACCCGGAAAGAAGCGGTGTTATTGTTACTACAACAAAAGCAAATCAGTGGGAGCGACTTTATTTCTATCATTCCGGAGCTATTGGTGTTACAGGTATCCGCCACATAGAAATATACATTAATCCTACTGCACCTATTTCAGCCGGAACCTATTACATTGATGATATCAGATTAGAGTCTTCACCATGTCTGACTGATAATTCAGGTATAATTCAGGATTTTAATGATCACAATAACGTAACCCTGTCTTATCCGGTTGCCGGTTATGAGCCAGGTGCGGTAAACGATAAAGCAGTTGGATTAAATACCAGCACAAACATTGGTAAATTTACAAAGTCTGCAGCTACGCTTGCTTACAAAGACGGTATACGTTACATCGGTTGCGGCGGTAAATTTGACATATCTACTAAGAAGTATGTCAGTATGCTGGTTTATTCAACTGTTGCAAATGCAAAAATTAATATGTCACCTAAAATAGGGGCAAATGATGCATTGGTTTCAGCTCCATCAACAGTAACCGTTTTTGCAAATCAATGGCACCGTATATACTTTGATTTATCTGCAGTTTCTGCTACGGACATTCCTAATATAACAGGTATAGATATTTTCTTTGATCCGTTAAATGATCTTGGAGCCCAAACATATCGATTTGATGATATTCGTTTTGAAAGTGCTTTACCATGTATAGCGGGTATTGATGCAACAGAGATTTTAAATGACTTTGAAAACAACAGATTCCTTGGTGTTGCTTTTCCTGGAGAAACTCCGGTTACAGGTGAGGTAACTTACTTTAACACGGTTTCTGCTAACCCAAGTGCTACAGGTGCTAATACAAGTACCGTTGTAGGTAAATTCTTAAGAGGAACTGCTTCTACAGGAACATCTTTCCGCTTTACAGCTTGTCAGAGTAAATTAAGTTTAACTCCGGGAAGAGCAATAATTGATTTGAAGATGTACTCTCCAAATGCAAATGTTGCAGTTGTAATGTCGTTAAAAAATGCAGCTGGTGTATCGCTAAGCGATGTAACAGATACAATTAAGCTTGCTAATACATGGACAAACTTACGTTTTGACCACAGTAAATTATTGAACTCAACAGAAATTGCCTTTATTGATATCATTGTTGACGGTGCAGTTATTTATTCAGGTACTTCTTCGACGGCAACAGCCCGAACGTATTATGTAGATGATCTGAGATATTCTCTTCCTGCACCTGAAATTAATATTCAGGCAAATACAACTCCTGCATTAACGGATATTCCTACAAGAGGAGCATTTAATATGGGTACTGCTTCCATAGGTGATAGCACTACGATGGATTTCAAAATCCAGAACAACGGTTTAGAAACATTAACATTGACAGGCACCGGTGCTGCAGCATTAGTGATAGGCGGTGCAAATCCTGCTGATTTCATTATTTCTACAACACAATCATTCTCAACTTCTATCAGTGGTTTAAGTGTAACTGGCTTTACCGTTAAATTTAAACCTACAGCAGGAGGCGCACGTTCTGCATCAATCACAATTGTGAGCAACGATGCAAATGAAAGTCCATATATCATTTATTTAACCGGTACAGGAACAGTACCTGTGGTAAGTGTATTAAATGGAGGAACAACGACTTCAACGGTTATACCAAATAATAACCCGACGGCTATCAATGTAGGTACATCCGCTGTGGGTACACCTGCAACGCCTGCTTATACTTTCAGTATTAAAAATACGGGTGTTGGTCCGTTGACTGTAAAATCCATTACAGCTTCATCTACATCATTATTTACAGTATCCACATTGTCTTCTTCTACACCAATTCTGACAGGTGCCATTGCTACCTTTACGGTAACAGGTACACCGGCAGCAACTGGTTTAAATACAGGCTTCCTGACTATTGTAACAAATGATCCTGCAACACCTTCTTATAAAGTAAATATCACAGTTACGGGCAGTGTTCCGGTAATCTCGGTTTCAGATGCCACACCTGCAGTTGTTATTAATAATAATACAACACCGGTTTCAGTTGGTTTTGCACCAGTAAATACAGATGCTGCAGCCTATACATTTACGATCAATAACACAGGAAGTGCTCCGTTAACAATTACTTCCATATCAGGATTACCTACAACGGTATTTGCTATTAGTGGTGTTCCTGCAACGGCAATTGCTGCAGGCGGAAGCGCAACCTTTAAAGTAACGGGTAAACCGGCAGCAGCTGGTGTAAATACAGGTTCAATTACAATTGTTACAAATGATCCTGTAACACCGTCTTATAAAGTAAATGTAACGGTTACAGGTACTGTTCCGGTAATCTCGGTTTCAGATGCCACACCTGCAGTTGTAGTGAATAATAATACAACGCCGGTTTCAGTTGGTTCAGCACCTGTAAATACAGATGCACCAATCTATACCTTTACTATTAATAACACAGGTCTGGCTCCATTAACAATCACTTCAATATCAGGGTTACCTACAACGGTATTCGCTATTAGTGGTATTCCTGCAACACCAATCGCGGCAGGCGGCAGTGCAACGTTTAAAGTAACGGGCAAACCGGCAGCAGCTGGCGTAAATACAGGATCTATTACCATTGTTACAAATGATCCGGTTACAGGCTCATACAAAGTAAATGTTTCTGTAACAGGTACTGTGCCTGCATTACAGGTATTAAACAGTGCAACAGCTGTAACATCTGACAATGCACCGGCTATTTCTGTTGGTTCATCTACGGTTGGTACTTCTGCAGCAGCTTATACGGCGTTCTCTGTTAAAAATGCTGGTTTAGCTCCGCTTACATTTACATCGATTACAAGTTCTTCTGCAGACTTTGTAATTTCAGCTGTAACACCTGCAACACCTGCATCTATTGCAGCGGGCAATTCAGCAACATTCACCGTTACAGCCAAGCCGGCAGTTGTAGGAGCTAATACTGCTGTTATAACTATTGTAACAAATGACCCAACAAACCCTACCTTCAAATTAAATGTATCGGTTACAGGTATTGCTGCATCAACACCTTCTGTACAGGTATTGAATGGCGCATCTATCGTAACAGATAACTCTACGGCAATACTGGTAGGTACTGCTCCTGTAAATACAACGGCAGCACCTTTCACAACGTTCTCAATTAAAAATAACGGAACAGCTGCTTTAGACTTCACATCGATTACAAGTTCTTCTGCTGATTTCGTAATTTCAGCGGTAACACCTGCAGCACCAACATCTCTTGCAATAGGTGCATCTGCAACATTTACAGTAACAGCCAAACCTATGGTACTTGGAACTGGAAATACAGCGGTAATCACTATTGTTACAAACGATCCGACAACAGCATCGTTTAAGTTAAATGTAACGGCTACAGGTACAGCACCCGCTATTCAGGTATTTGATGGTGCCGGTACAACGACTCAGATCACATCAGATAACGTAACTGCCATTTCATTAGGCACAGCTACGGTGACTGAAGCGGCAACGCCTTCGCACACATTTACAATTAAAAATAACGGTACAGCTCCTTTAACAGGACTTGCATTAACAGCAACGGCAGGTTTTGAAGTTTCTGCTTTAACACCGGCAGGTACTTCGCTTGCACCAAATGCAACGGCTACGTTTACCGTAACAGGTACACCTGCTTTAGTTGGAGCAAACACGGGTTCGATTACAATTGCTTCAAATGACGGAACAACTCCGGCATTCAAGATCAATGTAAGCGTTACAGGTACTGCTGCTCCTGCAAAACTACAAGTAGTAGATGGAACAAGTATTTTAACATCTAACGGTACTGCAATTTCACTTGGAACAGCAGTGGTAGGTTCAGCTGTACCGGATTACACTACCATATCTATTAAAAATACTGGCGGATCACCGCTTACGTTTACATCCATTACAAGTTCTTCTGCTGTATTTGTTTTAGCAGATGTAACGCCAGCAGCTCCCGGAACAATAGCAGCAGGTGCTTCTGCAACGTTTACAATAAAAGCGACACCGGTATTAGGTGCTAATACAGGAAAGATTACGATTGTAACAAATGACGCAACTACACCTTCATTCGTTATTAATGTATCTGCAACGGGTACATCTAATCCGGTACCTGCCGTTCAGGTACTTGATGGTTCTACTCAATTGGTGACAAACGGAACAGCCGTATCACTTGGTACAGCTCCTGTAGGTACAGATGCTCCGGCATATACAACGTTATCTATAAAAAATAACGGTACGGCTCCGCTTAGCTTTACATCAATAACAAGTTCATCTGCCCAATTTGTAATAACGGATGTCAGTCCGGCTGCACCTACTACATTAGCTGTGGGCGCTTCGGCAACATTTACAGTAACGGCTAAACCATTAGTGGTTGGTACTGCAAATACAGCTAAGCTTACAATTGTAACAGACGATCCTGCAACAGCATCATTTGTTGTAAATGTTAGCGTAACAGGTACACCTGCTCCATTGCCATCATTACAGGTATTAAATGGTTCTGCGATTGTTACAAATAATAATGCGACACCTATTTCATTAGGCACGGCTGCGGTAGGTTCACCTGCTCCGGCATACACGTCGCTGTCAATTAAGAATAACGGATCCGCTCCGCTTACCTTTACGTCAATAACAAGTTCATCTGCACAATTTGTAGTATCTGGTGTAACGCCGGAGGCACCTACAACATTGGCTGTCGGAGCTTCTGCAACGTTCACGGTAACAGCTACTCCACTTGCTGTTGGTACAGGAAATACAGCGAAGCTTACCATTGTAACAAATGATCCTGCAACACCATCTTTTGATGTTAACGTAGCGGTTACAGGTACGCCAGCTCCGAAACCGATAATTACAGTAACCGGTGTCACAAATAACGGATCTACGGTTTCTATCGGAAATGTGACAGAAAATACTGCAACGGCTCCTTATACATTTACGATATCCAATACAGGCTCATTACCGCTGGAAGTTGGATCAATTACATCTTCGAATCCGGTGTTTGTTGTTACGCAGGTAAATCCTACTACAATCGCTCCGAATTCTACAGGTACGTTCACCGTAATTGGTACACCAACAAGTGTTGGTACAGTAACCGGAAAAATTACGATTCCAAGTAATGATATCAGTACACCTTCATTTGTAATCAATGTAAGTGTAACGGGTAAAACAGCCCCTTCAGGAGCAATACTTGAAATATTGAATAAATCTGCAATCGTAATGGTTAACGACGGTACTCCAATGATGATTGGTGCTAATTCAATCAATACGGTTACAGCGCCTTACCAGTTTACACTTACAAACCCTGGTACAGTGGCAGTAAACATTGGAGGCATAACGGCTACTACAGGATTTATTGCAACTCAAATGAATCCTACCGGTACAACACTTGCTCCTGGTGCAATTGCAACATTCACCGTAAGAGGTACACCAAACAGTGTGGGTACACCAAGACAGGGTAGTGTTATTATAAAATCGAATAATGCAGCGGGTGGAGATTTCATATTAAACGTTTCAGTTGAAGTAGGTACACCTACAGGTGTTGCTTCTGCATTGGCTGCTACAGAAATTGATCTGTTCCCGAACCCGTCTACAGGCTCAACGAACTTAGAATTCAATGGTTCATTTAATGAGGTAGCTGTAACAATCTACACTATTGATGGAAACAAAGTATTTGCAAGTGAGTATGCTTCTGTTGATCCGGGTGCATTAAGAACACTTAATGTTGAAGAACTACCTTCAGGTATTTATATCGTAGAGGTATCTACAGCAGAAGGTAAATTAGTTAAGCGTTTGATTAAGCAATAA
- a CDS encoding WbqC family protein, whose product MTNANDKSTSKKSTLLIDLHYLPAISYFKTLAAADTIILETQETFQKQTFRNRCEILTSNGKEALIVPILHGSSSMIKDIKIDYNQRWFQIHDRSIRSAYGKSPFFDFFIEGISVILSQKHTFLWDLNYALLTLCLENLTLKKVLLESNSYIKPAEVPDNLIDMRGKLVPQSKKTDSKFVIKPYQQVFGNEFVTDLSIVDLLFCAVLDSSEILKE is encoded by the coding sequence ATGACAAACGCGAACGACAAAAGTACGAGTAAAAAATCAACCTTGCTTATTGATTTACATTATTTACCCGCTATTTCTTATTTTAAAACGCTGGCAGCTGCCGATACCATTATTCTTGAAACACAGGAAACCTTTCAGAAACAGACATTTAGAAATAGATGTGAAATTCTTACATCAAATGGAAAGGAAGCTTTGATTGTGCCAATTTTACATGGAAGCAGTTCCATGATTAAGGATATTAAAATTGACTACAATCAACGTTGGTTTCAGATCCATGACCGGTCAATCCGGTCTGCCTATGGCAAGTCGCCTTTTTTTGATTTTTTTATAGAAGGGATTTCGGTTATTCTTTCTCAAAAACATACGTTTTTATGGGACTTGAATTACGCCTTACTGACACTCTGTCTTGAAAATTTAACCCTAAAAAAAGTATTATTAGAATCAAATTCGTATATTAAACCCGCTGAAGTGCCAGATAATTTGATTGATATGCGCGGGAAACTAGTGCCGCAATCAAAAAAAACAGACAGCAAATTTGTCATAAAACCTTATCAGCAGGTTTTTGGCAATGAATTTGTAACAGACCTCAGCATTGTAGATTTATTGTTCTGTGCTGTTTTAGATTCTTCTGAAATATTAAAGGAATAA